In Scophthalmus maximus strain ysfricsl-2021 chromosome 5, ASM2237912v1, whole genome shotgun sequence, a single window of DNA contains:
- the LOC118310527 gene encoding insulin-like growth factor-binding protein 3 isoform X1 — translation MDSRFRALCVTFVLASFARRSGAVGPVVRCEPCDAGARLLCKPLPEDCAERVREPGCGCCVTCALSRGQPCGVYTGRCGSGTTCRHRPGETKPLQALLEGRGVCANATNRRQSAGPTPAVNELPAENTDTTPDEERNSTSPGLQVLYSTHRPMGPPRPPLHPFYPSAKSDLLRQEQQKRTQSFKMEELPGPLITDQQNFSLETKQEPEYGPCRREIESILSSLKITDILNPRGFRIPNCDKKGFYKKKQCRSSKGRKRGFCWCVDKYGQPLPGFDGKERGDTQHYNSESQ, via the exons ATGGATTCACGCTTCCGCGCGCTCTGCGTGACGTTCGTCCTCGCCTCGTTCGCGCGCAGGTCAGGTGCGGTCGGGCCGGTGGTCAGGTGCGAGCCGTGCGACGCCGGAGCGCGGCTCCTGTGCAAGCCGCTGCCCGAGGACTGCGCCGAGAGGGTCCGCGAGCCGGGCTGCGGCTGCTGCGTGACCTGCGCGCTCAGCCGCGGCCAGCCGTGCGGCGTGTACACCGGGCGATGCGGCTCCGGGACGACTTGTCGGCATCGGCCCGGCGAGACGAAGCCCCTGCAGGCTCTGCTGGAGGGACGGGGGGTCTGTGCAAACGCCACCAACAGGAGACAAAGCGCCGGCCCGACACCTGCGGTCAATGAACTACCAG CAGAGAATACTGACACTACTCCGGATGAGGAGAGGAATTCCACCAGCCCGGGCCTTCAGGTCTTGTACAGCACCCACAGACCCATGGGACCCCCGAGACCACCGCTTCACCCATTCTACCCCTCTGCCAAGTCGGACCTCCTGAGGCaggagcagcagaagcggaCCCAGAGCTTTAAAATGGAGGAGCTCCCAGGACCACTCATCACAGACCAACAAAACTTCTCTCTGGAGACCAAACAGGAGCCTGAGTAT GGTCCCTGTCGGAGAGAGATTGAGAGCATTCTCAGCAGCCTCAAGATTACAGACATACTCAACCCCAGAGGTTTCCGCATACCAAACTGTGACAAGAAGGGCTTCTATAAGAAAAAGCAG TGCCGTTCATCCAAAGGCAGAAAGCGCGGCTtctgttggtgtgttgacaAATACGGGCAGCCGTTGCCAGGTTTTGATGGGAAGGAGCGGGGAGACACCCAGCACTACAACTCCGAGAGCCAATAG
- the LOC118310527 gene encoding insulin-like growth factor-binding protein 3 isoform X2 translates to MDSRFRALCVTFVLASFARRSGAVGPVVRCEPCDAGARLLCKPLPEDCAERVREPGCGCCVTCALSRGQPCGVYTGRCGSGTTCRHRPGETKPLQALLEGRGVCANATNRRQSAGPTPAVNELPENTDTTPDEERNSTSPGLQVLYSTHRPMGPPRPPLHPFYPSAKSDLLRQEQQKRTQSFKMEELPGPLITDQQNFSLETKQEPEYGPCRREIESILSSLKITDILNPRGFRIPNCDKKGFYKKKQCRSSKGRKRGFCWCVDKYGQPLPGFDGKERGDTQHYNSESQ, encoded by the exons ATGGATTCACGCTTCCGCGCGCTCTGCGTGACGTTCGTCCTCGCCTCGTTCGCGCGCAGGTCAGGTGCGGTCGGGCCGGTGGTCAGGTGCGAGCCGTGCGACGCCGGAGCGCGGCTCCTGTGCAAGCCGCTGCCCGAGGACTGCGCCGAGAGGGTCCGCGAGCCGGGCTGCGGCTGCTGCGTGACCTGCGCGCTCAGCCGCGGCCAGCCGTGCGGCGTGTACACCGGGCGATGCGGCTCCGGGACGACTTGTCGGCATCGGCCCGGCGAGACGAAGCCCCTGCAGGCTCTGCTGGAGGGACGGGGGGTCTGTGCAAACGCCACCAACAGGAGACAAAGCGCCGGCCCGACACCTGCGGTCAATGAACTACCAG AGAATACTGACACTACTCCGGATGAGGAGAGGAATTCCACCAGCCCGGGCCTTCAGGTCTTGTACAGCACCCACAGACCCATGGGACCCCCGAGACCACCGCTTCACCCATTCTACCCCTCTGCCAAGTCGGACCTCCTGAGGCaggagcagcagaagcggaCCCAGAGCTTTAAAATGGAGGAGCTCCCAGGACCACTCATCACAGACCAACAAAACTTCTCTCTGGAGACCAAACAGGAGCCTGAGTAT GGTCCCTGTCGGAGAGAGATTGAGAGCATTCTCAGCAGCCTCAAGATTACAGACATACTCAACCCCAGAGGTTTCCGCATACCAAACTGTGACAAGAAGGGCTTCTATAAGAAAAAGCAG TGCCGTTCATCCAAAGGCAGAAAGCGCGGCTtctgttggtgtgttgacaAATACGGGCAGCCGTTGCCAGGTTTTGATGGGAAGGAGCGGGGAGACACCCAGCACTACAACTCCGAGAGCCAATAG
- the LOC118310530 gene encoding nucleophosmin-like: MTEQWPHLEPIQEESEQEDDETGGESPTGGGERDFQSQVGEETEEMMAEHDDDDDDDDEEEEEEEEDVPLRVMRPRRLSRSLSQGSLLRTRSTSGSGRGTSAADLSDEAATPKLGSAKQSRGRELTVKFPAKIRWQKGPPPKPSVEKMKTKRKRGEESSLSEPFPQWLVELMVNIEEATTHPLVVE, translated from the exons ATGACGGAACAGTGGCCGCATCTGGAGCCCATCCAGGAAGAGTCGGAGCAAGAGGATGACGAAACCGGAGGAGAAAGCCcgacgggaggaggagagcgggatTTTCAAAGTCAAGTGGgtgaggagacggaggagatgaTGGCAgagcatgatgatgatgatgatgatgatgacgaggaggaggaggaggaggaggaggatgttccTCTGAGGGTTATGAGACCCCGGCGTCTGTCTCGGTCCCTCAGCCAAGGGAGTCTTCTTCGAACACGTTCCACctcggggtcgggtcggggcACGAGCGCGGCGGATTTGAGTGATGAAGCCGCAACTCCAAAGTTGGGAAGCGCGAAGCAGTCCAGGGGTCGGGAGCTGACAGTGAAG ttcccTGCAAAGATCAGATGGCAAAAAGGGCCACCACCGAAACCGTCGGtagagaagatgaagacaaagaggaagagaggagaggagtcgtCCCTGTCT GAGCCGTTTCCCCAGTGGCTGGTGGAGCTGATGGTCAACATCGAGGAGGCAACAACACACCCACTGGTGGTTGAGTAA
- the LOC118310529 gene encoding insulin-like growth factor-binding protein 1, with the protein MPGLYQKLTFVAGVALAVLAVARASPLVGPEPIRCAPCTLEKLNSCPAIPADCRQVLREPGCGCCMACALETGASCGVYTAHCGEGLRCTPRPGEVRPLHALTRGQGVCTEDLGHEETEGVPDHGSLHYLLGLNLPLDHQDPAEGHESIKAKVNAIRNKLVQQGPCHVELHTALDMIASSQQQLGEKFTTFYLPNCDKYGFYKAKQCESSLVGPPARCWCVSSWNGKKIPGSSDLPGDSECHQEVTH; encoded by the exons ATGCCTGGATTATATCAGAAGCTGACATTTGTGGCAGGGGTGGCCCTGGCAGTCTTGGCCGTGGCGAGGGCTTCCCCATTGGTGGGACCAGAGCCAATCCGCTGTGCCCCCTGCACACTGGAGAAACTGAACAGCTGCCCCGCCATCCCAGCAGACTGCAGGCAGGTGCTCAGGGAGCcgggctgcggctgctgcatGGCCTGTGCCCTGGAGACAGGGGCGTCCTGCGGAGTTTACACAGCCCACTGTGGTGAGGGTCTCCGCTGCACTCCCAGGCCTGGCGAGGTCAGACCTCTCCACGCTCTGACCAGGGGACAGGGGGTCTGCACCGAAGACTTGGGCCACG agGAAACTGAAGGAGTCCCTGACCATGGCTCCCTGCACTACCTGTTGGGTCTCAACCTTCCCTTGGACCACCAAGACCCCGCTGAGGGCCACGAGAGCATCAAGGCCAAGGTCAACGCCATCCGCAACAAACTGGTACAAcag GGACCCTGTCACGTTGAACTCCACACAGCACTGGACATGATAGCCAGCTCTCAGCAGCAACTAGGAGAGAAGTTCACAACTTTCTACCTCCCCAACTGTGACAAGTACGGCTTCTACAAGGCCAAGCAG TGCGAGTCATCTCTGGTCGGGCCGCCCGCTCGCTGCTGGTGCGTCTCTTCCTGGAATGGGAAGAAGATCCCGGGATCGAGTGACCTGCCCGGTGACTCCGAGTGTCATCAGGAAGTCACACACTGA